One Sporosarcina sp. ANT_H38 genomic window, ACGACCGTTCTGATAACATCGGGGAAGATATTCTAGGCAAGCAACCGAATGCAGTTTCCAAAGATACTGCAGCGTCTAGCTTCAATAATTTGCGCACGGAGCTGTTATTGAAGCAAGCCGATCTTGTCATTGCTTTATTCGGGGAGAAATATAAGCAGTGGAATACTGCGATGGATGCGAGTGCCGCCGTCGCATTCGGCAAACCGCTCATTCTTATTCGCAATGAACAACACCATCATGCACTGAAAGAACTGTCGCGCAAAGCAAACGCAACAGTCGAATCAGTAGATCAGGCTGTAAAAGCGTTACATTATATTTTCGAATAACCTCAGCTATCATACGGGCTGCCCTATTCTCTTTAGGGCATGCCTTTTTTGTTTTTGAGAGGTTGCTACACCGAGCATATATAGCAGACAACCGACCATATTTCTGCCCACACAAATCATATAACCCCCTACCTCATTTACAAAACCTTAATATCCCCTTCACACGCGCTAAACAATACCCCGCTATCATATGAATTGTAGTCAAAACACTTTAGGGGGACAACAACAGATGAAAAACATGAAGACACTTGCAACACTCGGACTCGCATGCTCGATTTTCCTAGCAGCTTGCGGCGGAACGGACGGCAATACATCAGCTAAAACAGGCGAAAGTTTGAGCGGTAGTGTAGCAGGCGACGGATCGTCCACTGTTGCCCCAATCATGGAAGCGATTGTTGAAGAATATGCACAAGCCGAAAAAGACGTTAAAGTTTCCGTAGGTGTTTCTGGTACAGGTGGTGGATTTGAGAAATTCATCGCTGGTTCAACAGACTTTTCAAATGCATCACGTCCAATTAAAGATGAAGAGAAAGCTAAGCTTGACGAAGCAGGCGTTGACTATACTGAACTAAAAATTGCGAACGATGGTTTGACAATGGTTGTTAATAAAGAAAACACTTGGGTCGATTCACTTACTGTCGAAGATCTCACGAAGATGTGGACTGAAGATGGAACGGCTAAAAAATGGTCTGACATTAATCCAAGCTGGCCTGCAGAAGAAATCGTCTTCTATTCACCAGGTACTGATTCTGGAACATATGACTACTTCAATGAAGTTGTCTTAGAAGATGCTGACCTTGTAAAATCTGCAACACTTTCTGAAGATGACAACGTTCTAGTTACGGGCATTAAAGGCGACAAAAATGCAGTTGGATTTTTCGGTTATGCCTATTACGAATCAAACAAAGACTCTCTGAATGCAGTATTAATTGACGGTGTTGAACCGAATGCGAAAACAATTGAGTCCGGCGAATACACACCGTTCTCTCGTCCACTATTCGTTTATGTCAGCAATGCGGCAGTAAAAGAGAAAAAAGAAGTTCGCAACTTCCTGGAATTCGTAATTGATAACTCAGCAGAAATGTCCAAAGCAGTCGGTTATGTACAGCTTCCTGAAGCAGACTATGAAGAAGCACGTAAAACATTGGATTCTGTGAAATAAAACCGGATAATCATCAAACATAGTATCATTTGCGGCTGCCTTGCATATTAAGGCAGCCATTATCCTTTCAACTGTATAACCGAGGAATGAAATTTTTTCCGTGAAGTAGACAACATTCGCATAGGTTCCAAACATTTCTCAGTAAACCCAACACCCTTTAATCCAAAGTTCATAACGGTCCAATGCAACTAAACGACGTTTCATCTAACTAAACAATGCTATTCAATAGGAGGTCCATGGATTGACTTCAATAAAACCAACAGAAAAGTTGCGGACACGTGACGTCATTGCTGCTGCGAAGAAGAATGAGAAATTCGGAAAAATTATTCCGCACCTCTTACTCGCCGTTACTTCTGTTACTGTACTGGCAACGTTCGGAATCATCTACACACTACTAAAAGAGACATTCATTTTTTTCCAAGAAGTTAAGATTGCCGACTTCGTTTTCGGCACAGAATGGGCACCTTTTTCCAATGCTGATCAGACTTTCGGCGTTCTTCCCTTGATAACCGGAACTTTGAAAATCGCAGGCGTCGCACTTCTTATCGCGGTCCCCTTCGGACTTGCATGTGCAATTTTTCTCAGTGAATATGCATCACCAAAAATTAAAAAGTACATCAAACCAATCATTGAGTTACTAGCCGGTATCCCAACGATTGTTTACGGATTTTTCGCCTTAACAGTCGTCACGCCTTGGCTCCAGTCATTCATTCCACAGTTAAAATTATTTAATGCACTAAGTGCCGGTATCGTAGTCGGGATTATGATTTTACCTATGATTATCTCACTTTCGGAAGATGCGCTTTCTGCAGTTCCTGCTGCATTCCGCGAGGGGTCTTATGCGCTCGGTTCTACTCGATTCGAAACAGCTATCAAAGTTGTCTTTCCCGCAGCAATTTCCGGGATTGCCGCGTCGATTATTCTTGCTGCATCACGCGCCGTAGGAGAAACAATGATTGTTTCTCTTGCCGCCGGTTCCACACCAGTATTCAATATGGACTTTACAGGTTCAATTCAAACGATGACTTCTTATATCGTTCAAGTCGCAACAGGCGATGCAGGCTATGGTACAACAATTTATTACTCCATTTATGCTGTTGGTTTCACGTTATTCCTGTTCACTTTCCTAATGAACAGGACTGCTTTATACATTAAGACGAAATTCAGGGAGGAATACTAATATGGACCGCGTTCTACAGTCAAAAACAAATCGTCGAATTGCTAAAGATTCAGCGATGAAATGGCTGTTCGGTGCCATTGTCGCCGCAATACTCGGAATTACCGCCTTCTTATTTTACGGCATTGGGGCAGATGGGGTCGAACGGTTGAACCTTTCATTCTTTACGAATTTCGGTTCCCGCTTCCCTGAAAAGGCGGGCATTAAAGCAGCCCTTATCGGTACACTAGCCCTTATGGCCGTCGTTATCCCAGTATCGATGTTTCTAGGCCTTTGTTCGGCTATTTATCTTGAAGAATATGCTAAAAAAAATAAATGGACATCTTTTATTGAAATGAATATTAGTAATCTTGCCGGCGTACCTTCTGTCGTCTTCGGACTTCTTGGACTAACTTTGTTCGTCCGTGCACTATCACTCGGTAACAGTATCCTTGCAGCTGGCCTGACGATGAGTTTGCTCGTCTTACCAATCATCATCGTAGCTTCCCAAGAGGCGCTTCGTTCCGTTCCCGACACACTTCGAGAAGCTTCATACGGCATGGGCGCAACAAAATGGCAAACGATCATTCATGTGATTTTACCGTCCGCAATAGGCTCCATTTTAACTGGAAGTATCTTATCCTTCTCACGTGCCATCGGTGAAACAGCACCGCTTATCGTTCTGGGAATTCCGGTTATCGTTCAATTTCTGCCAACTGGACCACTAAGCACATTTACAGCTCTTCCGATGCAAATTTACGATTGGGCAAAACGCCCGCAACCAGAATTCGCGGATGCCGCTTCAGCGGGTATTATCGTCCTAATGGCCATGCTCATTATAATGAACGGATTCGCTATTTATTTTAGAATTAGATCAGAGAAAAAGCTTCAAAATCGATAGGAGGATTATTATGACAACACTCATTCGGCCTACTGAAGACACCAAGCTCCGCGTCATGAAAAATGAAAACTGGACAAAAGCCGTTTATGAAACAAACGGTTTAAATCTTTGGTATGGTACAGCACATGCGCTTAAAAACATCGATTTGTCCATCAATGAAAAAGAAGTAACTGCGATTATCGGCCCTTCCGGCTGCGGAAAATCTACGTATTTAAAAACATTGAACCGCATGGTAGAAAATGTAGGTGGCGTCACCATTTCCGGTAATGTAACATTTATGGGTAACAATATTCTTGGCAAGGCAATGCCTGTTGAACTGCTTCGTTCAAAAGTAGGCATGGTGTTCCAAAAGCCAAATCCGTTTCCAAAATCAATCTACGAAAACGTTGCTTACGGCCCTAAAATTCACGGCATCCGCAATAAAGCGATGTTGGATACAATTGTTGAAGATAGCTTACGAAAAGCGGCTCTTTGGGATGAAGTAAAAGACCGTCTTAACAAGAGCGCTTACGGACTTTCCGGTGGACAACAGCAACGACTCTGTATTGCTCGCTGTCTCGCAGTAGACCCGGAAGTAATCTTAATGGATGAACCAACTTCAGCGCTAGACCCGGTATCCACACATAAAGTCGAAGAATTGATTCGCAATATCAAAAACGACGTGACAATTGCAATCGTCACACATAACATGCAGCAGGCAGCACGCATTTCAGATCGTACTGCATTTTTCTTGAATGGTGAAATTATTGAATGCGACCGTACATCTACACTGTTCAGTACACCAACAGATGAACGCACTGATGACTACATCAACGGCCGATTTGGTTGAAAACTAAATAACGGCTATAGAATTAATAAAGGATATCTGCTAGATAGTGTCTCCACTATCTAGCAGATATCCTTTTTACGTTCTTGATAGTATACAAAAACGAAGATGCCATAAGAGCATCTTCGTTCAATGATTCAATAAGTTATTCTGTTCCCATTTCCTCTTGTACAACATCGACAATGCGTTGGACAAGAAGTGCACAATCTTCTTCAGTAGGTGCTTCTACCATGACGCGCACAAGTGGTTCAGTTCCTGAAGGTCGAACAAGAACACGACCGTTGCCAGCCATTTCTTTTTCTACATCCGCTATCACTTTTGCAACTCGTACATTATCCGTCACCGCATTTTTATCCGTAACACGCACATTAATAAGTTTTTGTGGATAAACTATCATTTCTGCCGCTAGTTCGGAAAGTTTCCGTCCAGAAAGCTTCATAATATTAACAAGCTGAAGTCCTGTAAGAAGCCCGTCTCCAGTTGTATTGTAGTCGTGGAATATAATATGGCCTGATTGTTCGCCGCCCAAATTATAATTCCCTTTTCTCATTTCTTCGACAACATATCGATCACCAACTGCGGTTTTAATACTTTTCATGCCGTTATTCGAAAGTGCTTTATAGAAACCTAGATTACTCATAATTGTTGAGACAATCGTTCCTGATTTAAGACGACCTTCTTCATGTAAATGACGTGCGATGATGAACATAATTTGGTCACCGTCGACAACTTTACCATTCTCATCGACAGCGATAAGACGATCACCGTCTCCGTCAAACGCCAAGCCGATATGGGCACCTTTTTCAACAACGAGTTTACCTAATTCTTCAGGATGAGTCGAACCAACACCGTCATTAATGTTCAAGCCGTTTGGCGATGCACCCATCGTTGTCAGGTCCGCATCGAGATCAGCAAAGACATGTGTCGCAAGTGTCGATGTCGCACCGTGTGCACAATCGAGTGCAACATGAATACCCGTGAATTCCTCGTTGACTGTTTGTTTTAAGTACTGGATATATTTATGTCCGCCTTCAAAATACTCTGTAACAGAACCTACGTCTGCTCCAGTTGGACGCGGCAACGAGTCCTCTTGTGCGTTTAGCAGTTGCTCAATTTCCTCTTCCTGCTCATCCGTTAGTTTGTAACCATCTGCACCGAAAAATTTAATGCCATTGTCTTCGACAGGATTATGTGAAGCCGAAATCATGACTCCGGCCTGTGCATTCATGACGCGCGTCAAGTAAGCGACACCTGGTGTGCTGATAACCCCAAGAGTCATCACTTCAACACCCGTCGATAAAAGACCCGCAATTAAGGCATTTTCAAGCATATGACCTGAGATACGTGTATCTCTACCGACAAGTACTTGTGACTTTCCTGATGATTCTTTCGTTAACACATGCCCACCCATTCTACCTAATCTAAAAGCAAGCTCCGGTGTCAATTCTTTATTTGCAACCCCACGGACACCATCGGTCCCGAAATACTTTGTCATTTCCATTCTCCCTTTCAATCCTGCACATTCAACCGAATGCTAAGCAAGTTCAATATGCATCG contains:
- a CDS encoding YtoQ family protein, which translates into the protein MRLTVYLAGEIHSSWREEVKMKVAALNLPIDFVGPMENHDRSDNIGEDILGKQPNAVSKDTAASSFNNLRTELLLKQADLVIALFGEKYKQWNTAMDASAAVAFGKPLILIRNEQHHHALKELSRKANATVESVDQAVKALHYIFE
- a CDS encoding PstS family phosphate ABC transporter substrate-binding protein, coding for MKNMKTLATLGLACSIFLAACGGTDGNTSAKTGESLSGSVAGDGSSTVAPIMEAIVEEYAQAEKDVKVSVGVSGTGGGFEKFIAGSTDFSNASRPIKDEEKAKLDEAGVDYTELKIANDGLTMVVNKENTWVDSLTVEDLTKMWTEDGTAKKWSDINPSWPAEEIVFYSPGTDSGTYDYFNEVVLEDADLVKSATLSEDDNVLVTGIKGDKNAVGFFGYAYYESNKDSLNAVLIDGVEPNAKTIESGEYTPFSRPLFVYVSNAAVKEKKEVRNFLEFVIDNSAEMSKAVGYVQLPEADYEEARKTLDSVK
- the pstC gene encoding phosphate ABC transporter permease subunit PstC; this translates as MTSIKPTEKLRTRDVIAAAKKNEKFGKIIPHLLLAVTSVTVLATFGIIYTLLKETFIFFQEVKIADFVFGTEWAPFSNADQTFGVLPLITGTLKIAGVALLIAVPFGLACAIFLSEYASPKIKKYIKPIIELLAGIPTIVYGFFALTVVTPWLQSFIPQLKLFNALSAGIVVGIMILPMIISLSEDALSAVPAAFREGSYALGSTRFETAIKVVFPAAISGIAASIILAASRAVGETMIVSLAAGSTPVFNMDFTGSIQTMTSYIVQVATGDAGYGTTIYYSIYAVGFTLFLFTFLMNRTALYIKTKFREEY
- the pstA gene encoding phosphate ABC transporter permease PstA, whose amino-acid sequence is MDRVLQSKTNRRIAKDSAMKWLFGAIVAAILGITAFLFYGIGADGVERLNLSFFTNFGSRFPEKAGIKAALIGTLALMAVVIPVSMFLGLCSAIYLEEYAKKNKWTSFIEMNISNLAGVPSVVFGLLGLTLFVRALSLGNSILAAGLTMSLLVLPIIIVASQEALRSVPDTLREASYGMGATKWQTIIHVILPSAIGSILTGSILSFSRAIGETAPLIVLGIPVIVQFLPTGPLSTFTALPMQIYDWAKRPQPEFADAASAGIIVLMAMLIIMNGFAIYFRIRSEKKLQNR
- the pstB gene encoding phosphate ABC transporter ATP-binding protein PstB, with amino-acid sequence MKNENWTKAVYETNGLNLWYGTAHALKNIDLSINEKEVTAIIGPSGCGKSTYLKTLNRMVENVGGVTISGNVTFMGNNILGKAMPVELLRSKVGMVFQKPNPFPKSIYENVAYGPKIHGIRNKAMLDTIVEDSLRKAALWDEVKDRLNKSAYGLSGGQQQRLCIARCLAVDPEVILMDEPTSALDPVSTHKVEELIRNIKNDVTIAIVTHNMQQAARISDRTAFFLNGEIIECDRTSTLFSTPTDERTDDYINGRFG
- the glmM gene encoding phosphoglucosamine mutase; translation: MTKYFGTDGVRGVANKELTPELAFRLGRMGGHVLTKESSGKSQVLVGRDTRISGHMLENALIAGLLSTGVEVMTLGVISTPGVAYLTRVMNAQAGVMISASHNPVEDNGIKFFGADGYKLTDEQEEEIEQLLNAQEDSLPRPTGADVGSVTEYFEGGHKYIQYLKQTVNEEFTGIHVALDCAHGATSTLATHVFADLDADLTTMGASPNGLNINDGVGSTHPEELGKLVVEKGAHIGLAFDGDGDRLIAVDENGKVVDGDQIMFIIARHLHEEGRLKSGTIVSTIMSNLGFYKALSNNGMKSIKTAVGDRYVVEEMRKGNYNLGGEQSGHIIFHDYNTTGDGLLTGLQLVNIMKLSGRKLSELAAEMIVYPQKLINVRVTDKNAVTDNVRVAKVIADVEKEMAGNGRVLVRPSGTEPLVRVMVEAPTEEDCALLVQRIVDVVQEEMGTE